The genomic interval TATTTTCCGGCCGACAACTCCGCATAAAATTTATGCTATTTCGATAGCGAACTGGATGTGGAATCCCGATGCCTACAAGAACGATGCGACAGAGTTTGCTCGTGCCAAAAAATATTGGGACACTATCGTATCCAATCCGGGTTTTAAGAAAACCGCTACTTCTTCATCGCAGTACAGCGCTGCCTATGCTTCCAATAAAGCCGTGGACGGTATTAACAGCAATGATTCCGTGGAGAATGCATGGGCTACTGCTAGCGGTGCTACGCTTAATTCTTGGTGGAAGCTGGACCTAGGCAAAAAGCAGAAGATGGAAGGCGTGCGAGTCAAGTATCGTGAATTTGAAGAAAAAGCATACATGGTACCGAGCTCGGTAACCGTGCAAATAAGCAACGACAACGTCAATTGGACAACGGTCGTCAATCAATCGACGAATGTTCCGCTGGAAAATTCAACCTATGCTTCCGAAGTGTACCTCTATCCTTTCCAAGGAGAGGCTAGATACGTGCAGCTGAAGTTTCCTACAGGCGGGCAAAACTCGATCATCGAGCTTTCGGAGGTTGAAATCGCGCAAGAAAAAGCGGTAACAGCATCCGTTAACCTAGCGATCGGAAAGCCTGCTTCCGCATCTTCTGTAATTGATAGTACCTATACTGCAGGCAAGGCGAATGACGGGTTGAATAGTCATGGAACCGCCAGTCCAAACAATGCGTGGTCCAGCGCCTCGGGTACGAACTTGAACAGCTGGTGGAAGGTCGATTTGGGGCAGCAGGAAAAATTCAAAACCATCGAGGTAGAATTCAGGGAATTTATCGCAGATACGGCCTATATGGTGCCTAAGACGATTACGGTTCAAACAAGCGACGATAATACGAATTGGACGACACTGATCGCAAGATCGGCTAACGTTCCTGCGACTGGTCAGACCTATGGGTCTTCTAAGTATTCCTATTCCGTAAACGGCAAAGGAAGATATGTCCGATTGCTGTTTGAGGACGGCGGCCAGGATAGTCTAGTGCAAGTGTCGGAGGTGGGGATCTACAACCGCAGTCTTCCTCAGCATCAGCGGCAGACGCTGAATGCTGCCTTCAAGAGAAAAGCGACGGCTTCATCGGTGTATTCGACGATGTATCCGGCAGCTAAGGCAAACGACGGTACGCACTCCCGCAGAACGGCGGAGAATGCATGGGCTTCAACCGCCGCAGGAGCGGTAAACTCATGGTGGGAGGTAGATTTGGGGAGAATAACGTCCATACAGGATGTGGCTTTATACTTCCGAGAATATCCTTATGGCACCGCATATACTGTGCCAACCAATATCACCTTTGAGGTTAGTAATGACAAGCTTGCCTGGACAAACATACTGAGCGCGAATAATGTACCTGCCGAGGGTCTGAATTACGATTCATCGAAGTACTCGTATACTTTGAACGCTTCGGGAAGGTATTTGCGGTTAAAATTTCCAGGAGGCGGTCAGAGCAGCCTTGTGGAACTATCCGAAGTAGAGGTGCGTTCGCCGTTGCTTGCCCGATCCGATTTCCATAACGTCATCTCTCAGGATGGCGCCGACGCATGGATGTATAAACATACTGACGGTTACTATTATTATACCCGGACGACGGGAAACAATGTGACGATATGGAGGTCCAAGACCCTGTCCGGTATTGAATCCGGAGAGAAGAAAGTCATCTGGACACCGCCGACCAATAACCCTAACGCGGCTAACTGTCAGGATGTCTGGGCGCCGGAAATTCATTTTCTGAACAATGCCTGGTATGCCTATTATTCGGCCGCGACATGCGGTGATAAGGGTTTAAACCATCGCATGTTTGTACTGGAAAATACAAACGCCGATCCGTTCCAAGGAACTTTTACCGATAAAGGGAAAATAACCGACGCGACGGATTTGTGGGCAATCGACGGCACCGTGTTGAATCTTGCCGGTCAGTTGTATTGGTTCTGGTCCGGATGGGATTCTCCGTATCAGCTTCGCCAGAACATCTATGTGGCATCGATGAGCAATCCGTATACGCTGTCAAGCGCAAAGACCTTAATATCATCGCCTACTTATGGCTGGGAGATGAGTCAGGGTGGTCCTGATTTACCTGATGTAAATGAAGCGCCGCAGCCTATCGTCAAAGGCAATAAGGTTAATCTTGTATACTCGGCGAATGGCAGTTGGAGCGATAATTACAACTTGGGACTGCTGACGGCAAGCACCACGTCCAACTTATTGTCAGCAGCTTCCTGGACGAAGAAAAACTCGTCGATTTTCAGCAGTGGAAGCGGCATCTTCGGACCGGGGCACAATAGCTTCACCAAATCGCCTGACGGCACGGAGGATTGGTTAATCTATCATACTGCTAGATTTTCAGGCGCAGAATGGACACGGAATGTAAGGGCTCAGCCTTTTACGTGGAATGCCGACAACACGCCTAACCTCAGCGTTCCGGTCTCATCGAATTTCCCGATCCGGACACCGTCCGGAGAGCCCGAGAGGAAGAGATATGAAGCCGAGGAGGCGAAGCTTGCGAACGGGGCAAAGAGAGTTCAGGAAGAGACGGCCTCAGGCCGCAAAAAGGTTGAAATCAATAATGTGAACAGCTATGTCGAATTCGATGTTACCGTCGCTTCGGCAGGTTCCTATATCCTGTCTGCAAGAACGGCTAACGGAGCTGGAGATCCCTACCATACTTCAACGTACAACTTGACTGTCAATGGAGGAGCGAGTCAAGCAGTCGATATTGTGTATTCCGATTGGGGAAACTGGGGGTCGACTGTAATCGAGAAAAACTTAACTGTCGGACATAATAAAATCCGGTTTACCAAAGGCGTTGATTACGCGGAGATTGACTATCTGGATGTTATGCTAAAACCTTAAATAAGAGCTTTTGGAAGGGGAAGCAGAGGAGAAGGCTAGGGCGACGTATCAATGGTTGATTGACCTAACGGATGACGTGGATTTACAGGATAGCTTGAAGTATTTGCGGGAGCGGGAGATTGTGCATTCACTGCGGTTCCGGGAAGCAGTGGAAATACTTAAGGATAAGCGGGATGAGAAGATATTTTATTAGAGTGAACCTCTCTGCAGGGTGCTGCGGGGAGGTTTTTTACTTTTGCCTGCTGATGTTATTAAGCTATCGGCAGAATAGTTACATAGACGTCAGAATTTTGCATAGGAGAATAGTCCACCATCCAATACTAATTGTGTGGAAAAGAGTCTAGATAAACAGTATACTAGCAATAATTGTTTTTTGTTGAGGTGAATATCAAATGGATGAAAACGATGAATCAAAACAGCTTGTATTACAAATCGGCGGTGCCTTGAAAAAGTACAGAAAAGAAAAAAACATGAGTTTAGACGAATTAGCGGAATTAACGGGTGTAAGCAAACTTACTTTGGGGAATATCGAACGTGGCGATACAAATCCAACTTTGGCGATTATATGGAAAATTTCAAAAGGCATGTCTTTACCACTATTGGCTTTGTTGAAATCAGAAGACCCTGTTAGTTTGTATCGAGCAGGCGAAGGACTGCGGTTTTCTAATGATCAAAAAAATTGGATCATTGAACCAGTCTTTAAACACGCAAGCAACGATATTGAAATGTGTCGGGCTTACTTACAGCCGAATAGCTCGTATCACCCTGAAGGTCATCATGCGAATACAACTGAAATTGCGACAGTAATGACTGGTTCCATTGAAATTCAAGTCAATGGAGAGGTTTACACATTGAATCAATATGATACGATCAGTTTTCGTGCAGATTGTCCTCACTCTTATACCAATCATACGAATAGCGAAACAGTGCTCCATATATGTTTAAAGTATGATTTCTAAAAGTCAGAAATCCTACTTATTTAATACAACTCCGAATTCCATGACGGGAATTCAGAGTTGTATTTTTGTTTTCAGACGATTTAATATATATTATACAATACCACTTGTTAAAAATAATATATTATACTATACTTTTATTATTCGCGCGGATGTTATTTCATAGCTTTTCAATCAGTAGGAAACAAATTATACGTATAAATTCAGGAAGGTGAAATGAAGAATGTCGAACAAACAAAATAAAAAAGCCGTACCATCTTCTATAGGACTGATAATTCTCGGCATTATTGTTATTGCAGCTAATTTACGTGCTCCCTTAACCTCAGTCGGTCCTTTAGTGAGTTTCATAAGGGATGACGTTCTTATTTCAAATACATTAGCCGGCCTGCTAACAACGGTACCTTTGCTTGCCTTTGCTTTATTATCGCCACTAGTACCAAAATTAGGACGAAGATATGGTGTTGAACGTATCATTTTGATTGCCCTAATCTTTCTGACTGTTGGCATTGTAATACGTTCTTTATCTGGCACAGCTAATTTGTATATTGGGACAGCAATTCTTGGATTCGCAATTGCCATATGTAATGTATTATTGCCAAGTTTAATCAAAAGGGAATTCCCAAATAAAATTGGCTCCATGACAGGTATTTACTCCATTTCAATGAGTTTATTTGGAGCAATCGCATCGGGAATCAGTGTACCGCTAGCCGTGAACGCAGGTCTAAAATGGCAGGGAGCATTGGGAATATGGGGAATTCTAAGCTTTGTATCGATTCTCTGTTGGCTACCCCAACTAAGAAATCAAACGAAGCAAACAACCACGATGAGTCAACAGATAGCCAGTAATGATGTGAATGTTTGGAAATCCCCTCTTGCCTGGCAAGTAACCCTGTTTATGGGTATACAGTCCATGGTTTTCTATGTGTTGATCGCATGGTTGCCTGAAATTTTAAAGCAGCAAGGAATTGACTCAAACCAATCAGGATGGTACCTCTCGATAATGCAGTTAGCTCTGCTTCCATTTACTTT from Paenibacillus sp. FSL K6-3182 carries:
- a CDS encoding family 43 glycosylhydrolase, which encodes MKRYLVYLTKIVMVLALATTGFLIGPFERASAAIADIDKIVPTPQQVSYTDEFLTLHDGTSYKATIVIGRDASPAEEEGANLLQRVIARKNGQQIPILYDDQSNSAYSVVIAIGTANTNTINGSHSIDVPDHKEGYAIERALVGNRHIVLVTGYEAIGAYYGSTSLAQMVDSSSSLTRLRVISVRDYPDMDMRIIKDIYTKFHKNNEGEFTYSDARDWMHMLPLLKVNVFSLSYSHLLQKETGWRNPNADYVNAVKELSNYERDKGIIQLMQEVNPGYSGGMPTDAEYSKLLDLFKLSLDEGASKIMLAFDDQAYPDPAKHRNLANKVQKSLTGQEGFYLLTTPEKYFLGATDISTYLNTFTDGLIPEIGATWTGYDIFSTEVTPANVSTWRNSSNNPYKLPFYWHNDYELADTRLNFKDPIVPKWEINDYYFTDGRVPFKTKTLVPTFQPLTLPGGYVWNDMPRNTSEGVIENIFRPTTPHKIYAISIANWMWNPDAYKNDATEFARAKKYWDTIVSNPGFKKTATSSSQYSAAYASNKAVDGINSNDSVENAWATASGATLNSWWKLDLGKKQKMEGVRVKYREFEEKAYMVPSSVTVQISNDNVNWTTVVNQSTNVPLENSTYASEVYLYPFQGEARYVQLKFPTGGQNSIIELSEVEIAQEKAVTASVNLAIGKPASASSVIDSTYTAGKANDGLNSHGTASPNNAWSSASGTNLNSWWKVDLGQQEKFKTIEVEFREFIADTAYMVPKTITVQTSDDNTNWTTLIARSANVPATGQTYGSSKYSYSVNGKGRYVRLLFEDGGQDSLVQVSEVGIYNRSLPQHQRQTLNAAFKRKATASSVYSTMYPAAKANDGTHSRRTAENAWASTAAGAVNSWWEVDLGRITSIQDVALYFREYPYGTAYTVPTNITFEVSNDKLAWTNILSANNVPAEGLNYDSSKYSYTLNASGRYLRLKFPGGGQSSLVELSEVEVRSPLLARSDFHNVISQDGADAWMYKHTDGYYYYTRTTGNNVTIWRSKTLSGIESGEKKVIWTPPTNNPNAANCQDVWAPEIHFLNNAWYAYYSAATCGDKGLNHRMFVLENTNADPFQGTFTDKGKITDATDLWAIDGTVLNLAGQLYWFWSGWDSPYQLRQNIYVASMSNPYTLSSAKTLISSPTYGWEMSQGGPDLPDVNEAPQPIVKGNKVNLVYSANGSWSDNYNLGLLTASTTSNLLSAASWTKKNSSIFSSGSGIFGPGHNSFTKSPDGTEDWLIYHTARFSGAEWTRNVRAQPFTWNADNTPNLSVPVSSNFPIRTPSGEPERKRYEAEEAKLANGAKRVQEETASGRKKVEINNVNSYVEFDVTVASAGSYILSARTANGAGDPYHTSTYNLTVNGGASQAVDIVYSDWGNWGSTVIEKNLTVGHNKIRFTKGVDYAEIDYLDVMLKP
- a CDS encoding XRE family transcriptional regulator is translated as MDENDESKQLVLQIGGALKKYRKEKNMSLDELAELTGVSKLTLGNIERGDTNPTLAIIWKISKGMSLPLLALLKSEDPVSLYRAGEGLRFSNDQKNWIIEPVFKHASNDIEMCRAYLQPNSSYHPEGHHANTTEIATVMTGSIEIQVNGEVYTLNQYDTISFRADCPHSYTNHTNSETVLHICLKYDF
- a CDS encoding MFS transporter yields the protein MSNKQNKKAVPSSIGLIILGIIVIAANLRAPLTSVGPLVSFIRDDVLISNTLAGLLTTVPLLAFALLSPLVPKLGRRYGVERIILIALIFLTVGIVIRSLSGTANLYIGTAILGFAIAICNVLLPSLIKREFPNKIGSMTGIYSISMSLFGAIASGISVPLAVNAGLKWQGALGIWGILSFVSILCWLPQLRNQTKQTTTMSQQIASNDVNVWKSPLAWQVTLFMGIQSMVFYVLIAWLPEILKQQGIDSNQSGWYLSIMQLALLPFTFIVPVIAGRMSSQRLLVVIITILLLTGTLGLLYGSSNIILLWIIILGIGGGCAFSLSMMFFGLRTENAHQAAELSGMAQSIGYLLAAIGPALIGFLHDLTNSWNLPLFILLGASVLLFLVGIGAGRNRFVGSLNSYELPQKGR